AATCAAGATACAGGTCGAGCCAAGAAAGAGGCGCTGACTGGGCCTGTGTATATTACCGATCGAGGGAAACCGTCTCACGTACTCTTATCTTATGAAGAGTACAAAGCTATGACGGAGAAGAAGGCGACGATTGGTGAGCTGCTTTCTATGGATGGGGTAGAGGATATCGAATTTACTCCAGGCCAAGTCACCGACAAAGCTGCAGCAGCAGAGTTTTAGTATGTATTTATTAGACACTAATGTCGTCTCTGAGCTCAGAAAAGTAAAAAGCGGTAAAGCTGATAGCAATGTACAGCAATGGTCGTCCCAAGTGGAAGCTGAATTGCTTTATGTTTCGTCAATCGTCATTCATGAAATAGAACTAGGTATTCTCTTAGCTGAACGTTCAGATCCAACGAAAGGTAAGGTTCTCAGAAAATGGATGAGTGACCACGTTTTGCCAACTTTTGAAGGACGTATATTACCAGTCAATAAAGACGTCGTTTTGGTTAGCGCCAAGTATCATGTACCGGATCCAAAGCCATATAGAGATACGTTAATCGCTGCGACAGCCGCTGTTCACGATATGACAATCGTAACGCGCAACGTGTCAGATTTTAATCTGGGTAACCTCAAAATATTAAACCCTTGGGAACAGAGTTAAATCTGGCGAGTATTTATATGACTGAATTATCACAAGAGGTATTACAGGAGTTTTCTGATCAAATAGCAGAAATATGCGAGCAAATGGAGCTCGAGCCTGACCAAATGCTTGAAGCTATCGGCAGTACATTTATTGGTGCTGTTATGAGTTTTGGAAAAACAAGCTACCAAGTAGAAATATCCGGAGTCGCTAGTGCAGAAGTGGAAACCATGTTTGAGGCATCCGACTAATCTATAAACCCTGGAAAAAGGCTAAAGAAGGCCATGTAGATTCACTCGAAAACTTCATAATATATCCGATATTTTCGAATATCGGATATATTGAATATCAGAAAATCAAAGCTATTCTTAATCTAAGCGACTTGATAACGATTAAGAAATGAAGAATCCTAAACGAAACCCACCATCACCAATCATTGATAACCTAGAGTTTATTGGCAACCCTTTTAAGGTCGCACCCCAGAGCCCAAACTGGATAAGCTTTTCTAACGCCCAGAAAGATCTAGAATTGTCATTGAGGTTTCTTTACAGCTATAACGGCAGTTCGGCTACATTCAATAGCTATCGAAGAGAACTTGAGCGACTTTTACAATGGGCCTGGCAAATAGAAAAGACTTCCATTCTTGAGCTGCAGCGTGAGCACGTAGAAGAATTCATTAATTTTTGTATTAACCCGCCTGAAGCCTGGATAGGTATAAAGAATGTCGCCAGATTTAAAAAATCCCCAGATGGAAGAATACCTAATAAAGACTGGCGTCCGTTTGTTGTCAGTGTGTCAAAAGAAGAGTTCAAGCGAGGAAAAGAAGCAAATATTGGGGAGTACTTTCCCTCTCAAGCTGCGATAAAGGCAACGTTTACAGCGATATCCTCATTTTATGACTATCTACTGCAAGAAGGAGAAGTTTCATCTAACCCGGTCGCCTTAATACGACAAAAAAGTAAATTCATAAGCCGAGATCAACAAGCGCCAATTGTCCGCAGAATTAGTAATATTCAATGGGATTATGTCCTTGAAACAGCTGAGTTGCTTGCAGATCAAGATCCGGAGGAGCACGAACGAACACTATTTATCATGAATGCATTGTTTGCGATGTATCTCCGAATATCAGAGCTAGTTGCCGATGAGCGCTCAACTCCGTTAATGTGTGATTTCGAACGAGATCGTGATGGAAATTGGTGGTTTAAAGTTACAGGTAAAGGAAACAAAAACCGAAGAGTTACAGTTTGCGACGACATGCTGAAATCACTTAAAAGATATCGAGAGCATTTGAACCTAAGCCCTTTGCCTAACATTAATGATAAGTCTCCAATCTTGCCTAAATATAAAGGTTCAGGTGGTATTACAAGCACACGCCATGTTCGCTTGATCGTTCAAAATTGTTTCGATGCTGCTCACAATAGAATGCTAAAAGGTGGGCTCGAGCAGGATGCGGATGACCTTAGAATTGCTACAGTTCACTGGTTGAGACATACGGGAATTTCGGAAGACGTCAAACATCGTCCTCGCGAGCATGTACGAGATGATGCTGGTCACGCCAGCATGGCCACTACAG
This genomic window from Alkalimarinus sediminis contains:
- a CDS encoding type II toxin-antitoxin system VapC family toxin, whose translation is MYLLDTNVVSELRKVKSGKADSNVQQWSSQVEAELLYVSSIVIHEIELGILLAERSDPTKGKVLRKWMSDHVLPTFEGRILPVNKDVVLVSAKYHVPDPKPYRDTLIAATAAVHDMTIVTRNVSDFNLGNLKILNPWEQS
- a CDS encoding tyrosine-type recombinase/integrase, encoding MKNPKRNPPSPIIDNLEFIGNPFKVAPQSPNWISFSNAQKDLELSLRFLYSYNGSSATFNSYRRELERLLQWAWQIEKTSILELQREHVEEFINFCINPPEAWIGIKNVARFKKSPDGRIPNKDWRPFVVSVSKEEFKRGKEANIGEYFPSQAAIKATFTAISSFYDYLLQEGEVSSNPVALIRQKSKFISRDQQAPIVRRISNIQWDYVLETAELLADQDPEEHERTLFIMNALFAMYLRISELVADERSTPLMCDFERDRDGNWWFKVTGKGNKNRRVTVCDDMLKSLKRYREHLNLSPLPNINDKSPILPKYKGSGGITSTRHVRLIVQNCFDAAHNRMLKGGLEQDADDLRIATVHWLRHTGISEDVKHRPREHVRDDAGHASMATTDRYIESDLRERHESGRNKRVREI
- a CDS encoding type II toxin-antitoxin system Phd/YefM family antitoxin, whose amino-acid sequence is MSTLTSREFNQDTGRAKKEALTGPVYITDRGKPSHVLLSYEEYKAMTEKKATIGELLSMDGVEDIEFTPGQVTDKAAAAEF